One Bufo gargarizans isolate SCDJY-AF-19 chromosome 3, ASM1485885v1, whole genome shotgun sequence DNA segment encodes these proteins:
- the CCT8 gene encoding T-complex protein 1 subunit theta isoform X2 has translation MALHVPKAPGFAQMLKDGAKHYSGLEEAVYRNIQACKELAQTTRTAYGPNGMNKMVVNHLEKLFVTNDAATIIRELEVQHPAAKMIVMASHMQEQEIGDGTNFVLMFAGGLLEVAEDLLRMGLSVSEVIEGYEKACKKALEILPELVCSSAKNLRDVDQAASLLQTAIMSKQYGNEVFLSKLIAEACVSILPESGHFNVDNIRVCKILGSGINASSVLHGMVFKKETEGDVNSVKDAKIAVYSCPFDGMITETKGTVLINSAKELMNFSQGEETLMEAQVKAIADAGANIIVTGGKVADMALHYANKYNLMVVRLNSKWDLRRLCKTLCATALPRMTPPTPEEMGHCNSVYLSEVGDTQVVVFKHENDDGAIATIVLRGSTDNLMDDVERAVDDAVNTFKVLTRDKRLVPGGGATEIELAKQITSYGETCPGLDQYAIKKFAEAFEAIPRALAENSGVKANEVISKLYAMHQEGNKNVGFDIEAESAAVKDMLESKVLDTYLVKHWGIKLATNAAITVLRVDQIIMAKPAGGPKAPTAKKDWDEDQD, from the exons ATGGCGCTGCACGTACCTAAGGCCCCGGGCTTTGCCCAGATGCTGAAAGATGGAGCCAAG CATTATTCTGGCTTAGAAGAAGCCGTGTACAGGAACATCCAGGCCTGTAAAGAACTTGCCCAGACGACCCGCACCGCCTACGGACCCAATG GGATGAACAAGATGGTCGTTAATCACCTGGAAAAACTCTTTGTTACGAATGACGCGGCCACCATCATCCGAGAGTTGGAG GTCCAGCACCCAGCTGCAAAGATGATTGTGATGGCGTCACACATGCAGGAGCAGGAAATCGGAGACGGGACTAATTTTGTGCTGATGTTTGCTGGTGGTCTCCTGGAGGTGGCGGAGGACCTGCTGAGGATGGGGCTGTCGGTGTCTGAG GTTATTGAAGGCTATGAAAAGGCCTGTAAGAAAGCTCTGGAGATTCTTCCCGAACTGGTGTGCAGCTCCGCCAAGAACCTCCGTGACGTCGACCAAGCCGCCTCCCTCCTACAGACGGCCATCATGAGCAAGCAATATGGCAACGAGGTCTTCCTGTCCAAACTGATCGCCGAGGCCTGTG TTTCCATCCTCCCTGAGTCTGGACATTTCAATGTTGACAACATCAGAGTCTGCAAAATCCTG GGATCTGGTATCAATGCTTCGTCAGTCCTGCATGGTATGGTGTTCAAGAAGGAAACCGAGGGTGACGTCAACTCTGTGAAAGATGCTAAAATTGCCGTCTATTCCTGTCCTTTTGACGGCATGATCACTGAAACAAAG GGTACAGTTCTCATAAACAGTGCAAAGGAGCTGATGAACTTCAGCCAAGGTGAAGAGACTCTCATGGAAGCGCAGGTCAAGGCCATCGCTGACGCTGGGGCCAACATTATAGTCACAGGAGGCAAGGTTGCAGATATGGCCCTGCATTATGCTAACAAATACAACCTCATGGTGGTCAG GTTGAACTCCAAGTGGGATCTGAGGAGACTGTGTAAAACCCTCTGTGCGACAGCTCTGCCGAGAATG ACCCCACCCACACCAGAAGAAATGGGACATTGTAACAGCGTGTACCTGTCGGAGGTTGGGGACACACAAGTGGTTGTATTTAAACACG agaATGATGATGGGGCCATTGCAACCATAGTCCTACGAGGATCCACAGACAATCTAATGGATGATGTGGAGCGTGCTGTGGACGATGCTGTCAACACCTTCAAAGTTCTTACAAGG GATAAGCGTCTTGTCCCCGGTGGCGGAGCCACTGAAATTGAATTGGCAAAGCAAATTACTTCCTATGGAGAG ACTTGTCCAGGGCTTGACCAGTACGCGATCAAGAAGTTTGCAGAAGCTTTTGAGGCTATTCCAAGAGCTCTTGCAGAAAATTCCGGAGTCAAGGCGAATGAAGTGATCTCTAAGTTATATGCAATGCATCAAGAGGGAAACAAGAATGTGGGCTTCGACATAGAG GCTGAAAGCGCTGCAGTGAAAGACATGCTGGAGAGTAAAGTCTTGGATACCTACCTTGTGAAACACTGGGGGATCAAGCTGGCCACAAATGCTGCCATCACTGTCCTGCGAGTAGATCAG ATAATTATGGCAAAACCAGCGGGTGGCCCCAAGGCACCGACAGCCAAAAAGGACTGGGATGAAGACCAAGACTGA
- the CCT8 gene encoding T-complex protein 1 subunit theta isoform X1, with product MALHVPKAPGFAQMLKDGAKHYSGLEEAVYRNIQACKELAQTTRTAYGPNGMNKMVVNHLEKLFVTNDAATIIRELEVQHPAAKMIVMASHMQEQEIGDGTNFVLMFAGGLLEVAEDLLRMGLSVSEVIEGYEKACKKALEILPELVCSSAKNLRDVDQAASLLQTAIMSKQYGNEVFLSKLIAEACVSILPESGHFNVDNIRVCKILGSGINASSVLHGMVFKKETEGDVNSVKDAKIAVYSCPFDGMITETKGTVLINSAKELMNFSQGEETLMEAQVKAIADAGANIIVTGGKVADMALHYANKYNLMVVRLNSKWDLRRLCKTLCATALPRMTPPTPEEMGHCNSVYLSEVGDTQVVVFKHENDDGAIATIVLRGSTDNLMDDVERAVDDAVNTFKVLTRDKRLVPGGGATEIELAKQITSYGETCPGLDQYAIKKFAEAFEAIPRALAENSGVKANEVISKLYAMHQEGNKNVGFDIEAESAAVKDMLESKVLDTYLVKHWGIKLATNAAITVLRVDQIIMAKAAGGPRAPKQQGHWDKDDWQDEPEN from the exons ATGGCGCTGCACGTACCTAAGGCCCCGGGCTTTGCCCAGATGCTGAAAGATGGAGCCAAG CATTATTCTGGCTTAGAAGAAGCCGTGTACAGGAACATCCAGGCCTGTAAAGAACTTGCCCAGACGACCCGCACCGCCTACGGACCCAATG GGATGAACAAGATGGTCGTTAATCACCTGGAAAAACTCTTTGTTACGAATGACGCGGCCACCATCATCCGAGAGTTGGAG GTCCAGCACCCAGCTGCAAAGATGATTGTGATGGCGTCACACATGCAGGAGCAGGAAATCGGAGACGGGACTAATTTTGTGCTGATGTTTGCTGGTGGTCTCCTGGAGGTGGCGGAGGACCTGCTGAGGATGGGGCTGTCGGTGTCTGAG GTTATTGAAGGCTATGAAAAGGCCTGTAAGAAAGCTCTGGAGATTCTTCCCGAACTGGTGTGCAGCTCCGCCAAGAACCTCCGTGACGTCGACCAAGCCGCCTCCCTCCTACAGACGGCCATCATGAGCAAGCAATATGGCAACGAGGTCTTCCTGTCCAAACTGATCGCCGAGGCCTGTG TTTCCATCCTCCCTGAGTCTGGACATTTCAATGTTGACAACATCAGAGTCTGCAAAATCCTG GGATCTGGTATCAATGCTTCGTCAGTCCTGCATGGTATGGTGTTCAAGAAGGAAACCGAGGGTGACGTCAACTCTGTGAAAGATGCTAAAATTGCCGTCTATTCCTGTCCTTTTGACGGCATGATCACTGAAACAAAG GGTACAGTTCTCATAAACAGTGCAAAGGAGCTGATGAACTTCAGCCAAGGTGAAGAGACTCTCATGGAAGCGCAGGTCAAGGCCATCGCTGACGCTGGGGCCAACATTATAGTCACAGGAGGCAAGGTTGCAGATATGGCCCTGCATTATGCTAACAAATACAACCTCATGGTGGTCAG GTTGAACTCCAAGTGGGATCTGAGGAGACTGTGTAAAACCCTCTGTGCGACAGCTCTGCCGAGAATG ACCCCACCCACACCAGAAGAAATGGGACATTGTAACAGCGTGTACCTGTCGGAGGTTGGGGACACACAAGTGGTTGTATTTAAACACG agaATGATGATGGGGCCATTGCAACCATAGTCCTACGAGGATCCACAGACAATCTAATGGATGATGTGGAGCGTGCTGTGGACGATGCTGTCAACACCTTCAAAGTTCTTACAAGG GATAAGCGTCTTGTCCCCGGTGGCGGAGCCACTGAAATTGAATTGGCAAAGCAAATTACTTCCTATGGAGAG ACTTGTCCAGGGCTTGACCAGTACGCGATCAAGAAGTTTGCAGAAGCTTTTGAGGCTATTCCAAGAGCTCTTGCAGAAAATTCCGGAGTCAAGGCGAATGAAGTGATCTCTAAGTTATATGCAATGCATCAAGAGGGAAACAAGAATGTGGGCTTCGACATAGAG GCTGAAAGCGCTGCAGTGAAAGACATGCTGGAGAGTAAAGTCTTGGATACCTACCTTGTGAAACACTGGGGGATCAAGCTGGCCACAAATGCTGCCATCACTGTCCTGCGAGTAGATCAG ATTATTATGGCCAAAGCAGCCGGTGGACCAAGAGCCCCAAAGCAGCAAGGACACTGGGATAAAGATGACTGGCAGGATGAGCCCGAGAATTGA